Genomic segment of Serinicoccus hydrothermalis:
ACGCCCCTGCGGGGGGACCGGGCCGGTCGACCGGACGTGTCCTGGTCCTCGGTGACCGACACCCGCGACCTGCGGACCCGGCTGGAGGAGCTCTCCCTCGCCCAGGGTCGGTATGCCGTCGAGGAGGAGCGCCGCCTGGCCTACGTCGCCCTCACCCGTGCGCGGCACCGCCTCCTGCTCACCGCCCCGGTCTGGTCCACCGGGCTCCGGCCCCGCATCACCTCACGCTTCCTGGAGGAGCTGCGCGGGTTGGCCGGTGTGCACGTCGGTCCATGGGTCGACCTGCCCGACCCGCAGGACGAGGCGCAGATGCGCAACCCCCGGCTGGACGAGCAGCTGAGCGCCACCTGGCCGCGGCCGCACTCGCGCGACGAACGCCGCGCCGAGGTGCGGGACGTGGCCGCCGCGCTCCTGGCCGAGGGCGCGACGAGGGGCGCGCCGGCCGACCTGCCCGGCGACCAGCCGTGGGCGGAGACGGTCGAGCTGTTGCTCGCCGAACGGGACCGGAGGTCCGGCCCCGAGGAGTCACCGGCGCTGCCGGCGCACCTGTCCACCTCCGCGGTGGTCGAGCTCGCCGCCGACCGGGCGGCCTTCGTCGGTGCGCTGCGCCGACCTGTGCCCACGCCACCGGCTCCGCACGCGCGGGTGGGGACGGCCTTCCACGCCTGGGTCGAGCAGCACTACTCCGCCGCCACGCTGGTCGACCTCGACGACCCGGACGCCGAGGCGGAGTCGCCCGGGGGGCCGGATCTCGCCGGGCTCAGACGCCACTTCCTGGACAGCGAGTGGTCCGGACGCACCCCCGTCGCGGTGGAGGTGCCGGTGCAGACCACCGTGGCCGGCCGGACGGTCGCGGGCCGGATCGACGCGGTCTTCGACGACGGGGACGGCGGGGTGACGGTCGTGGACTGGAAGACCGGATCCCCCGGGAGCCCCGCCCAGCAGCAGGCCCGCGCGGTCCAGCTGGCGGTCTACCGGCTGGCGTTCGCCCGGCTGAGCGGCCGGACGGTCCACGAGGTCCGTGCCGCCTTCTTCTACGCCGCGACGGGCACCACCGTGCGTCCGGACCTGCCGACCGAGGAGGAGCTCGGACTGCTGCTGGCCGACGAGCCCGCTCAGGTGCGGGGGTCCTCCTCGGCGGGCATGCCGTAGAGCTCGTGCAGCCGGGTGTCGTCGTCGAGCAGGTCCTCGTCGGGGGCGTCCTCGTCCACCGCCTCCGGCGCGCCGTCGCCGGGTGCCTCGTCCTCGACCTCCTCCTCCTGGGAGGCATCGCCCGCAGGTCCGTCCACATCGGGTGCGGGGTCCTCGACCTCGGGTCCCTCCTCCGGGGCCGCGGAGTCCTCGACCGCGCGTGCCGTCGGGTCCTTGTCCGCCTCTCCCGCCGACGGGTCGTCCCCGGAGCCCTGACCCGGGCCGAAGGTCGGCACGGGCACCTCGGTGGTGATGTCGTCGTCCGGCTGGATCGCCGGGTCGGCCAGGTCGTCCGGGTCGTCCGGGTGCGGATCGGGGTCACCGTCGTCGAGGAAGGGGTCCCTGCGCGGGGACTCCAGGTCCGGGTCGTCCAGGGGTTCGTCCGGGTCGTCGTCCGGCTCGTCGTCCTCGACCGGCCCGTCGACGGCCGTCCCGGGAGCGCCGTGCTCGACGTCCCCGAGCGCGTGGACGCCTCCGGCGTCGTCGACGTCCTCGTGCTCGACGTCGTCGTCCTCGAGATCCTCGACGGGTGGGCCCGGCCACTCCGAGGCGTCGTCCGCGGGATCCTCGACGAGCTCCCGGTCGTCCTCGAACGGGTCGTCCGACACCGCGGCAGCGCCCGCGGGCACGACGGCGGCCACCCCGGCCGCTCCCGCCGCACCGGCGGCGCGGGCCGTGGCGGGCACGAGCGAGTCCTCGTCCTCGGTGAGCCGGTCCATCCGGCGCAGGGCCTCGACCAGGCGTCGCGTGGCCTCCTCGTCGCCGGCCGCGACGTGGTGGGCCAGGCCGCGCAGCCGCCAGGTCTCGGCCAGGAGCCTGGCTCGGGCATGGAGGTAGGGGTCGGGGCGCTGGGCGCGGGCGAGCGCATAGCTGTCGAGCACCGCCTCCCAGGCCCCGGGGGAGGCCCGGGTGTAGAGGTCGGCCATGTCGGCGGCCGGATCTCCCACGATGGCCTCGTCCCAGTCGGTCACGGCCACGACCCGGCCACTCTCGGCGCTCTCGTCGGCGAAGGCGACCACGACCGTGCCGCCGCGGAAGGCGCCGTGGACGGGGGTGCTGGCGAACTGCCACAGCGGGGCGGCGTCGAAGGCCTCCTCCCACCTGGCCAGCAGCCGCGTCGGCACCCGCCCCGACTCGGCTGCGCGGTCCACCTCGGAGATGAGGCGCTGGCGGCAGCCGGCCGCGTCGAAGGAAGGGACGTCCTGCTGCTCGAAGACGGCCGGGGGGATGTTGTGGATGGCCGCGAGGGCTCGTCCCACGGCATGGGACAACCCCGCTCCGGCCGGGAGCTGGGCGAAGTCGAGGGTCGAGCCCTCCACGTGCTGGTAGACGGCGGCATGGCCCTCCTGCCCGACCGCGGCGTAGCCGACGGGGGCCGGCACCTTGAACGGCACGTGCCGGGAGAGCTGGCGCACCAGCTCGTCGTTGCGGCGCAGACGCGCACCGGTCACCGCGGTGAGCGGGGAGCGGACCAGCCAGCGGCGGCCGGTGGCGTCCTCCACCACCGCCTGCTGCAGCTCGGTCTCCTCGCCCGGTTCGACACCCATCGCCGCCACCGCCACCGGCTTCATCCCCGGGACAGCGGCGCTCGCGAGGGCTGCCAGGGCCAGGTCTGTACGCATCACGGCTCCCACCGTATGCCGTG
This window contains:
- a CDS encoding phosphotransferase, which encodes MRTDLALAALASAAVPGMKPVAVAAMGVEPGEETELQQAVVEDATGRRWLVRSPLTAVTGARLRRNDELVRQLSRHVPFKVPAPVGYAAVGQEGHAAVYQHVEGSTLDFAQLPAGAGLSHAVGRALAAIHNIPPAVFEQQDVPSFDAAGCRQRLISEVDRAAESGRVPTRLLARWEEAFDAAPLWQFASTPVHGAFRGGTVVVAFADESAESGRVVAVTDWDEAIVGDPAADMADLYTRASPGAWEAVLDSYALARAQRPDPYLHARARLLAETWRLRGLAHHVAAGDEEATRRLVEALRRMDRLTEDEDSLVPATARAAGAAGAAGVAAVVPAGAAAVSDDPFEDDRELVEDPADDASEWPGPPVEDLEDDDVEHEDVDDAGGVHALGDVEHGAPGTAVDGPVEDDEPDDDPDEPLDDPDLESPRRDPFLDDGDPDPHPDDPDDLADPAIQPDDDITTEVPVPTFGPGQGSGDDPSAGEADKDPTARAVEDSAAPEEGPEVEDPAPDVDGPAGDASQEEEVEDEAPGDGAPEAVDEDAPDEDLLDDDTRLHELYGMPAEEDPRT